The Rhizobium rhododendri nucleotide sequence ACCGCGAGATCGAGCAGGTTGCCCTCTCCATTGCGGGCCGCCAGCGTCAGCGCATCCAGCGCCTGCTCCGTGGCGGCGGTATCGCGCAAACCCTTCAACTGCTGCAGCTTCGACAATTGCCGGGCGCGCACCTCGGAGTTGTCGATCGTCAGCACATCTACGTCGCGCTCCTCGGCGAGGCGGGAGACATTGAGCCCGACAACCACCTGCCGGCCGCTGTCGATACGCGCCTGCGTCCGGGCTGCGGCTTCCTCGATGCGCAGCTTGGGAATACCGGTTTCGATGGCTTTCGCCATGCCGCCGAGCGCCTCGACCTCCTCGATATGGCTTAGCGCCCGGGCAGCGAGATCGTGGGTCAGCCGTTCCACATAGGCCGAGCCGCCCCAGGGATCGATGATGCGGCTGGTGCCGGATTCCGTCTGCAGAAGGATCTGCGTGTTGCGGGCAATGCGGGCGGAATGATCAGTTGGCAGCGCCAGCGCCTCGTCGAAGGCGTTGGTGTGCAGCGACTGGGTATGCCCCTGCGTCGCCGCCATCGCCTCGACCATGGTTCTGACGATGTTGTTCATCGGGTCCTGCGCCGTCAGGGACCAGCCGGAGGTCTGGCAATGGGTGCGTAGCGCCAGCGACTTCGGATCCTTCGGCGCAAAATTCTTCTGCATCAGTGCCGCCCAGAGCAGTCGCGCGGCCCTGAGCTTTGCCACCTCCATGAAGAAGTTCATCCCGACGGCCCAGAAGAACGACAGGCGCGGGGCAAACTTGTCGATATCGAGCCCGGCAGCAACGCCGGCCCGCGCATAGTCGATGCCGTCGGCAATCGTGTAGGCAAGTTCAAGGTCAGCCGTCGCACCGGCTTCCTGCATGTGGTAGCCGGAAATCGAAATGGAGTTGAATTTCGGCATCCTTCGGCTGGTATAGCTGAAGATGTCCGAGACGATCCGCATCGAGGGCTGCGGCGGATAGATATAGGTGTTGCGGACCATGAACTCCTTGAGAATGTCGTTCTGGATGGTGCCGGACAACTTGTCCTCGGACGCGCCCTGTTCCTCGGCGGCAACGATGTAGAGCGCCATGATCGGCAGCACCGCACCGTTCATCGTCATCGAAACGCTCATCTCGCCAAGCGGAATGCCGTCGAACAGCTGCTGCATGTCGAGGATCGAATCGATCGCCACGCCGGCCATGCCGACATCGCCGGCGACGCGCGGATGGTCGCTGTCATAGCCGCGATGGGTGGCAAGGTCGAAGGCCACCGAAAGCCCCTTCTGTCCGGCCGCCAGATTGCGCCGGTAAAATGCGTTCGACGCCTCGGCCGTCGAGAAACCGGCATATTGGCGGATCGTCCATGGCTGCTGGACATACATCGTCGGGTAGGGGCCCCGGATGAAGGGCGCTGCCCCCGGATAGGTCTCGAGAAACGGGACATTGGTCAGTTCCGCCTCGCCATAGCGACGGTTGACGTCAATCCCCTCAGGCGTCTCCCAGGCATCACCGGCTTCGGCGACCGTCGGAAGGTTAGGGCGAACCCAGGGCAGGACTGAAAAATCAGGAATGCGGCTCATACGATATCTCCCAAGCCCATGACCGGCACGAGTGCCCCGCCACGCCCCTTCATCAACAAGCCCAAAGACCACA carries:
- the scpA gene encoding methylmalonyl-CoA mutase, with amino-acid sequence MSRIPDFSVLPWVRPNLPTVAEAGDAWETPEGIDVNRRYGEAELTNVPFLETYPGAAPFIRGPYPTMYVQQPWTIRQYAGFSTAEASNAFYRRNLAAGQKGLSVAFDLATHRGYDSDHPRVAGDVGMAGVAIDSILDMQQLFDGIPLGEMSVSMTMNGAVLPIMALYIVAAEEQGASEDKLSGTIQNDILKEFMVRNTYIYPPQPSMRIVSDIFSYTSRRMPKFNSISISGYHMQEAGATADLELAYTIADGIDYARAGVAAGLDIDKFAPRLSFFWAVGMNFFMEVAKLRAARLLWAALMQKNFAPKDPKSLALRTHCQTSGWSLTAQDPMNNIVRTMVEAMAATQGHTQSLHTNAFDEALALPTDHSARIARNTQILLQTESGTSRIIDPWGGSAYVERLTHDLAARALSHIEEVEALGGMAKAIETGIPKLRIEEAAARTQARIDSGRQVVVGLNVSRLAEERDVDVLTIDNSEVRARQLSKLQQLKGLRDTAATEQALDALTLAARNGEGNLLDLAVKAARARATVGEISLAMEKAFGRHVAEVQTISGVYRSQVGDNDPVFNAAVAAVEGFRRARGAAPRILVAKMGQDGHDRGQKVIASAFADIGFDVVVGTMFQTPEEVADLAVREGVDIVGASSLAAGHLTLVPELKSALTRRGGASILIAVGGVIPAQDFATLRAAGADAIFPPGTVIAEAAQSLIERMMPA